The Rhodoferax ferrireducens T118 DNA segment CAGCGGTCATCACCTCGAGGTCACACCGGCCTTGCGCAGTTACGTTACCAGCAAGCTGGACCGGATCAAGCGGCATTTTGACCAAGTGGTCGATGTCAAAGTTCTGCTCACCGTGGAAAAGCAGACCGAGAAAGATTTAAGGCAGCGCGCCGAGTGCAATATTCATGTCAAGGGGACAGACATGTTTGCCGAGAGCTCACATGCCGATTTGTACGCTGCCGTGGATGAACTGGTGGACAAACTCGATCGTCAGGTTGTCCGCCACAAGGGGCGTTTGCAGGATCATCATCACGAAGCGCCGAAACGACTGATGTGAGGCC contains these protein-coding regions:
- the hpf gene encoding ribosome hibernation-promoting factor, HPF/YfiA family encodes the protein MNLTISGHHLEVTPALRSYVTSKLDRIKRHFDQVVDVKVLLTVEKQTEKDLRQRAECNIHVKGTDMFAESSHADLYAAVDELVDKLDRQVVRHKGRLQDHHHEAPKRLM